The sequence below is a genomic window from Rhinopithecus roxellana isolate Shanxi Qingling chromosome 7, ASM756505v1, whole genome shotgun sequence.
AGAATAAACAGATCCTTGGTGCAGTCATACTGGCTAAGACACTTAATAGTGGTGTTATTTGAGGTTATTCATATTACCTCCCTGAACctcacctcagtttcccatctggtGACCAGTAGTGATGATAAATAAGATATGCAGACAGAACTCCTAGCACATTGCTTGGCACATAAGAGGCTCTGGATGTTAGCAGCAATGGAAAAGTTGAGGTTTATTTCTTGGTTTATTTCTTCAGCATTTAAAGGACCAGAGCAGTCCCTGCCTATATCTGGCATGTCAGAACAGCTCTAACCACTTGTACTTTAGACTCTGCCTCGATGCCCTTGTGAGATGCTCCTGCCTGCAAAGACACCATTACTTGTTCAACCACAGTGGGGGCCAGGATTTCCTGTCCATGCCCTGTCTAGCCCTGTGGACATGCTCAGTAAATAGCAGTGGCCAAACCAAACAAAGTTCTGTACCAACTCCCAACCACATTCTGAGGTCCACAGTATCACTCTACTTTTTTTTCCTAGGCCACATAAGTTCCTGATATATTGCTTGCATCCTTTGAACCAAAGAGGCAGTTATCCCCATGGCTTGCTGCAAATGGAGATTTCGATGGGAACTTGCTGCCCCAGTGGAATTGATACTGCTAGAGGGCACCCTGCCACACTAGACAGGGCCTGGGCTTTTCAACCAGCTTATGGAGAGGCAGTGTAGCACAATCAGGAGCTTGGCCTCCGGAGCTTGATAGCATGGATTCAAATTGCACACCTGCCTTCCACTTGCAGCCTCAGGCAAGCCACTCAACTTCTCtttacctcagtttccccaactatATCATAGTATAATCACGATAATAATATTGCTTGAGAACTCAATGACTTGATACATGTAAAGCACCTAGAATAGTACCTGGTGCCCAGTAGACACTCAGATGCTAGTTACTGTCATGTTATTCAAATTCTGGCTGTGCCACTTGCTAGATGTGTGACCTCTCTGAGCCCTGGCTTTCTCAGCTTACTCAGTTGTAAAGTGGGAGATCCTATTATAACTTATCTCATACAATTGGTAGGTGAAATAATTTGACGATGAATGCAAAACAAGCTGGCATGAAGTATGAAGGATGTGAGTGCATGCTGATTTCAGTCTTCACAGCCCTGAACAGGAGCCAGTTAGCTCAACAACCTCATCCAGGGGCATTAGGAGCAGGATCTCAGCCCTACTTCAGATAGCTACCACCACAAGTACCTTAGTCATCAGAGCTAGAGCATCTTAACCCATGCTgcaaatttttctcatttcttgagGGGGTGGAGTGGGAGTGGAAGGTTCAGATGACAGGGGCAGAAATGGGCATGTGGTATCTCCTAGGCAGCCATCCACATGTCTGAATGCCTAGTTTCTAAGCAGACCTGCTTAGCTGGTCTAACAAGCATTAGGAACCCAAGGTATCCCTCCCTCAGAGTACAAAAAATAGAGGCATGGTATAGGCACAGCCTCACCTGCATGCATTACTGCTGCCAATTGCTGCAACCTGCAAATCGTACCTCCTTTTCTTATAGAGTTGCTGGTCCTGGGCTGACATCACTGCAGCCGTCATCTCTTCACTTCTCCCACCCCACTCACCCCCAATCTCAGCCCACTTTTTCTACTGTCTATCTGTGAGTCCTTCTTCCAGCAAAAGTCTCTCAAGCTAAGCCAAAATGTCCCTTTAAGAGATGATAACTCACTTATAAGATGATTACAATCTGGCAGTCACTGCTGTGAGTCTTACACGTGTTATATCACTTAATCCCCAGAACCAACTTATGAAGTAGGTGTTGTTACTACCCCCATGCTTTTCGATGGGAAAGCTTAGGCATTGTAAGTTCGggggaagaaattcaaaaccaggCATTCTGGTTCCAGCTTTGGTGCCCttaaaaccattattttatatttcctctcctctctttttcaacattatgaatatattcagacatacaaaaatgttgaaagaagttCACAGTGATCACCCATATACCCAGCACCTACATTCtacaattaacattttgatatatttgcCTTATCATATATCTATTTGCCCCTCTATCCATCTACCAATCCATCTTAAATTCTTGGTGCATTTTAAAGTAAGTTGAAAACAACTATATCcccataaattttaaaatgtaaatgaaatggacaaatttcttgaaagacacaaactactaaagcttactcaagaagaaatagatgacCTAAATGTCCCCATATCTAATAAAGAAATTGAGTTTGTAGTTAAAAATCTTTCTACCAAAAAcctccaggcccagatggcttcaaTGATGAATTCAAGCAAACCTTTAAGGAAGACATTTTTATACAAACTCCTCCTGAATAAAAGAGAAGGGAATACatcccagctcattttttaaggCTAGCATTACcttgatacaaataaaaaaaccaacaaaaaaacagaaaaagatgttATAATAAAACCATAGACTAAAATCCTTGATAAATGTAAacgcaaaatcctcaacaaaatattagcaaatctaGTAACATATAAAAGGATAacacatcatgaccaagtgggatttatcctggCAATGCTAggcttctatttattttaaaaatcaatcaatgtcaTTCACCGTATCAgtagactaaaaaagaaaaactatatgatcatctcaacagatacagaaaaagcatttgaaaaaaatacaacatcCACTTCTGATGAAAACGCTCAgcaaattaagaataaaagagatGCTCCTTCATTAAAGGGCACCTACACAAAAATCCTATAGCTAACATCAAACTTTATAgtgaaagattaagaaaaaagcaACAATGTCCACTCTTACCATTTCCTCCAAACATTGTATTGAAGGTGAAACAGTGCAATAAAGCTCTTCTCTCTTCCAGAAAAGGGCATGTACAGGAGAAAGGAAGATACGAAATTCtttttgcagatggcatgattgtgtatgtagaaaatgttttataatccaccaaaaagctattagaactaataagtgagtttggcaaggttgcaggatacaatgTCAATATACAAAATTCGATTATATTTCTATACAGTGGTAATCAAGAATTTCAACttgacattaagaaaataatactctTTATAATGtcatctaaaaacataaaatctgaGGGACAAATATCCCTGGTGGTTGAGTGGCTAGGATTCGGCGCTTTCAAAAATCTCAGGgtcaaatataacaaaatatgtacaagatttgtatgctgaaaacataaaataagttgAATACAGCAGTATACTTCAAAAACACTTCAGCATACATATTAAATAAAGTTTGATATTTGTTTACAACATTTTTAGACAAAATTTACTTCCAGTGAAATGCACAAATACTAAGTGCATTGGCTGCCTAGGAGCCTTGCTATACATTTGCTGAGTTCTGACAGGTACATATGTTTAACTCAAACTCTTACCAAGATACAGAACATTGTCACCACCCCACAAGTTCCCTCATGCCCTTTTCCAGTCAATCTTTGCACCACCTCCCATTGGCAAGCAgtattggatttttttccccccatagaATAGctgttttaggccgggcgcggtggctcaagcctgtaatcccagcactttgggaggccgagacgggcggatcacgaggtcaggagatcgagaccatcctggctaacacggtgaaaccccgtctctactaaaaatacaaaaactagccgggtgaggtggcgggcgcctgtggtcccagctactcgggaggctgaggcaggagaatggcataaacccgggaggcggagcttgcagtgagctgagatctggccactgcactccagtccgggcgacagagcgagactccgcctcaaaaaaaaaaaaaaaaaaaaaaaagaatagctgttTTAGAATTTCATGTAAAAGGAATTGTAGAGTTCATAGTCTTTTGTGTAAGGCTCTTTTCACTCTTGAAGTTCCTTTTAACCAAGGATACATACTGAGCAAATTCAGATACTAAGTCATTTCAAAAGTGTGTATGCAACAGCTGAACACAGGAATTAACTTCTGGTTTGAATGCACTGGCCAAAAGATGGCATCATGATGCCATGGGGAAGTAATTTGGCAGTGAGTGGGCAAGGACCTAGGGAGTCCTCCCAGAAGTAGCCTGGGGGATGGTGGTGGCTTGTGTTATGGTGATGGGTGATAACCGGGATATCAGAGCAGCCAGTTTAGACCTGGGTCTCCAACAGAGACAGgatggagaaaggggaaaggatttgtctttttaaaaacccaactAGTCAGATCTCTGAAAGCAAAGCCTGGGGCTATTTGCAAATTTTGCATCTCTAAATACTTCTGAAGCAGAAAATGGGAGGCAATAAGCGATATTTGTATCATGCACTGGGCCTAGAACTCCATAAACACAATCTCATTTGACTATCACAACTGATCCATGAGGCAGCCATGGTATtcctccattttagagatgaggtagTGAGATTCTTCTTAATACTGGCTATTTTatgagggaaaattattttttccctttagaaTCACATACTTCAAATTTGTGTGGTTGAATGACTTGCTTTGGGTCACTCAGATATCAATTTTATAGTCAGGATATAAATCTCAGGTGTGTCCATTTTATGAAGCAAAAGTTATTTTATCTAACTCTAAAGATGAGACAACTGCAATTTTGGTGGCTGAGTATCTTGTTCATGGTTATTAAGCTAACAACTACTGGAGCCAGTGCTGTACAGTTTCAAggaattataattgttatatttttaaatgatttatctaGCTTTCTCCTCTCAAAGAGAATAATGAAAGTTACTCACCCAAGAACCAAGTCCTCacctgcactgtcggcttcctgGGTTTCCAAGTGTTGCCAGGTGCCAAGCTGCTGTCCTCGAGGGTACTGTGCTGAGGATTatgatagcaaactgaacaccGAATGCATTGGTGGTGGTGGCACCGGCAGTTGTAGCAATTTGGCATCATATTTCTCTTTAGCAAGGCAGGGCAGATTTCCCCAGAACAATAAATGCAAGGATCATGGACTAGAGCTCCCTGAACACTGCAGGAGTAAGAGCAGGTCCTGTGGTAATCAAAATCACCACAGTGTAGTGGCTTACAACACATGGAATTTTCTAGACCTCTGCTTGCAAAACATTCTGAGTAAGCGGGAGTTTCTGACTGAAGGGGTGACATGGAATGATATGATTGGTCTGTGGCATGATATGGTTGCTCTGCGGAATGATATGATTGGTCCACGGGATGGCGCCTCAATTCCCTATAGCTGGAGCTCACTGGCTGGAAGTTTTGGTCTATAGGTTTTGGTCTCTGGGTAAAAGTCTTGTTGCTATGAGTGGTTAAACCTGGCAAATGAGATGTAGATAAGGATTTGCTACTCTCTTCAAAGAACTTTCTTCTGTCTGCGAAAGGCAAGAGGATGGCATCCTCCCCAGCTTGAGCAGTAGAAGCCTTCAATTCCTTGTTGTCACCTGGGTTGGAAGGGCCTTCCATGGCTACTGCCACAAGTGGCTGTGAATTATGCTCTCGAGACCATCTCCAGTGACCTCCATGGACTCCACAGTGAGCATGTGCTTTCTCAGGGTCTGAGGAGGATGGGTCGGGTGCTTTCCACCAGGTGTTCAGGCCCAAAGAGGACTGACCAAGCCTCTGGCCAGGGCTTATTCGTCCCTCTAAGCCTGTCCTAGATTCATGGCTCTCAGGGGCTTGGCTGAGGCACTCAGAAGACCTAGCTCTGAGCATCATGCTTTTGTTGAAGAGCTTGTCTCTGGGGCTAGGAGGTTTTTTACATGAAGATAGAAGAGATGTGTTAGAGGCAGTGAGTGGAGGAGTTTCTGGGGGCTCCTGGGTCTCTTCCACTGGCTCCTTAGTGTCACACAGCTGTGACAAGGGACCCTTGCTTTTCTGGAGCTGGGCCTTCCTCCTCTGAATTTCATTACGCAGATTGGTAGCAAAACGCTCACTCTTCCGCCGGTTTTGGATTGAGCGGCCCCGGGTCCCTCCACTTCGCCTACCACCCATCCGGCTGCACTCCTTGTGCTCACTGTCCCCTTCTTCACCTGCCTCTGTGCCACCAGCTACTTTAGTGGTTGAAGAACAGTCCCTGGCTTTTTGAACAAGTGAGCCAGAGGCAGAGGGTTGCTGGTTGGCCAATTCACTGCCGGCTCTGCTTGTTCTATTTGGGTCCAGTAAACCTTTTTCTGAGGGGTGTCCATCAGCCTCTCCATGTGGGGGACTGCTTTGGCTCTGGTGTCCCAAAACCAAAGACCTGTCATCCATTTGTcgggtctttctttctttgctgtaCTGGTCATGGGTTCCTCCTGCAGGGGGACATGGACTTTTCTTCCCTTTGTGGCTGCTGTGCAAAGGGGACAGAGTCCACTGGTGCCCATCCTGTCCGGGTGGGAGCTCCATCCCTTTGCTGCCCCTGGTATCAAGGTGCACGTGCTGCAGGTGGGATGCCAGCAGCTGTTCAGGGGCACTATGGCGATGCCCTGTGGGTCCTATGAGATGTGGAGGTCTGCCAAAAGAAGCCTTAGCTAGCTCTGCGGAAGCCTCATTGAGTGGGTTGGAATATGTGCTGGAAGCTTTGTCACAGGCTTTTGGGGATCCAACAGCTTTGGTTGAGGCCTGCATCAGTAGATGCTCAGAGCCCTGTTGGCTGGATTCAGGAGACTGACTGAACTCACAGTTCTGATGGCCCTCACTTGTCACTTGGTCATGCCCACTGAGGCAACAGAACCTATTAGGGTTCCTTGCGGGTAGCACAGTCTCTAAgctcagtttctccttctgtgGCAAGGGGACCACAGGCTCAGATGCCCTGCGCTGCTCTCCATTGAGAAGTTGGGCTCTGGAGGCCTGAAGGCTGTCCCGCCTCactggaggttgtggtgggcccCTGACCACCTTGGCAGGCCCTGACTGGTGTCCCTCCTGTGGACGGGATGACATCTGAGAGCTGGGGGTCAGGTGGCCCCCATTGGTACGCCGACTACCTCCTGAGGTCTCAGCCACATTAGGCCGGCCATTGGGGGCCTTAGTTGGCCCTGGGCCTTGCATGATGCAGTCTGTAGAGGCTGCCTCCTCTGGCCTGAGGGAAAGGGCACAGTCAGAAGCATTTGAGCTGGCCGAGAAGGAGCTGTAGGCAGAGTCACGCTGGTTAGGGTACATGTTCTGGTCAATAGGCAACAGATGGCTCTCATAGGTGGCTTGGCCTGGTTGCTCCAGGCTCTCCATGCTGCCAATGGAGCTGCTTTTCTCGGTGCTGCAATGCCGGGAGAGTGGACACCACTGCACACACACGTCACTGTAAGACACAGGGTATACTGGTTAGTTAGCGAAGTCACCAGATCACTTTCCCTTCATGGCCAGCCCTATCATAGGAGAGGGCAGGCCAGCCCAGAGGTACCCATGCCACAGATGAGAGGAGGGTAGgccaaaaaaagggaagaaagggaaacagGGAAGAAGATGGACATTGGGGTGCCTCAGGGGCTTAGTAAAATGGGACACAAGACGATATATGGAAAAAAGATGGGCAAACACCCCAAAGACTAAAAATGGGAGAACTCTACGGGGGTTATCCTCTATTTCCCTGACATTAGCAAGTCTGAAATTGCTTCTAGGCTGTTCCTGTCCCTAGGGAGTCAGCATGTGGCTTCCTGCCAAAAGAGACAATCACAGAGTATCAGCATTCGAGAGGGGCCCTAAAGGGCTGATTCAATTGTAGCCAGACCATTTTGTAAACAAATCAGCgattctcaaacttgagcatgtgcatcagaatcacatggagggcttgttaaaacacggGTCACTTGTCCTCATCCTAGAGCTTTAGGTCTCGGTGAATCCTGAGAATTTGTACTTCCAACAACTTCCCAGGTGCTGCTGGTGCCGCTTGCtcatccagcaatcacactcttgagaaccactggtgtaaAGCAAGCCCAGCAAAGGGAAGTGATTTTGAGGTAGTGATTTACTCAAGAACACCCAGCTCTAACTACTGGCACAGACAGGGCTGTAATTCAGGTGTTCCCCTATTCTTTTCTTGATAATAGCAATCCTGACTATTTACTGAGGACCTACAATGTGCCGGACACTTTACAAGGTTTCATTTCAAGCTGAAGAagacagatctttttttttttttttttcttttccaacctttattttagattccGGGGGTacacgtacaggtttgttacaaaggtatatcaCATGATGCTGAGGTGTGGAGTACAATTGAACTCATCACCTGGGAAGTGAGCAgagtatccaataggtagt
It includes:
- the SHROOM4 gene encoding protein Shroom4 isoform X1, whose translation is MENRPGSFQYVPVQLQGGAPWGFTLKGGLEHCEPLTVSKIEDGGKAALSQKMRTGDELVNINGTPLYGSRQEALILIKGSFRILKLIVRRRNAPVSRPHSWHVAKLLEGCPEAATTMHFPSEAFSLSWHSGCNTSDVCVQWCPLSRHCSTEKSSSIGSMESLEQPGQATYESHLLPIDQNMYPNQRDSAYSSFSASSNASDCALSLRPEEAASTDCIMQGPGPTKAPNGRPNVAETSGGSRRTNGGHLTPSSQMSSRPQEGHQSGPAKVVRGPPQPPVRRDSLQASRAQLLNGEQRRASEPVVPLPQKEKLSLETVLPARNPNRFCCLSGHDQVTSEGHQNCEFSQSPESSQQGSEHLLMQASTKAVGSPKACDKASSTYSNPLNEASAELAKASFGRPPHLIGPTGHRHSAPEQLLASHLQHVHLDTRGSKGMELPPGQDGHQWTLSPLHSSHKGKKSPCPPAGGTHDQYSKERKTRQMDDRSLVLGHQSQSSPPHGEADGHPSEKGLLDPNRTSRAGSELANQQPSASGSLVQKARDCSSTTKVAGGTEAGEEGDSEHKECSRMGGRRSGGTRGRSIQNRRKSERFATNLRNEIQRRKAQLQKSKGPLSQLCDTKEPVEETQEPPETPPLTASNTSLLSSCKKPPSPRDKLFNKSMMLRARSSECLSQAPESHESRTGLEGRISPGQRLGQSSLGLNTWWKAPDPSSSDPEKAHAHCGVHGGHWRWSREHNSQPLVAVAMEGPSNPGDNKELKASTAQAGEDAILLPFADRRKFFEESSKSLSTSHLPGLTTHSNKTFTQRPKPIDQNFQPVSSSYRELRRHPVDQSYHSAEQPYHATDQSYHSMSPLQSETPAYSECFASRGLENSMCCKPLHCGDFDYHRTCSYSCSVQGALVHDPCIYCSGEICPALLKRNMMPNCYNCRCHHHQCIRCSVCYHNPQHSTLEDSSLAPGNTWKPRKPTVQEFPGDKWNPITGNRKTSQSGREMAHSKNSFSWATPFRPCLENPALDLSSYRAISSLDLLGDFKHALKKSEETSVYEEGSSLASMPHPLRSRAFSESHISLDPQSTRAWGQHRRELFSKGDETQSDLLGARKKAFPPPRPPPPNWEKYRLFRAAQQQKQQKQQQQQQQQQQKQQEEEEEEEEEEEEEEEEEEEEEEAEEEEEELPPQYFSSETSGSCALNPEEVLEQPQPLSLGHLEGSGQGSQSVPAEQESFALHSSDFLPPIRGHLGSQPEQAQPPCYYGIGGLWRTSEQEATESTKQEFQPFSPPPGAPGIPTSYSAYYNISVAKAELLNKLKDQPEMAEIGLGEEEVDHELAQKKIQLIESISRKLSVLREAQRGLLEDINANSALGEEVEANLKAVCKSNEFEKYRSFVGDLDKVVNLLLSLSGRLARVENALNSIDSEANQEKLVLIEKKQQLTGQLADAKELKEHVDRREKLVFGMVSRYLPQDQLQDYQHFVKMKSALIIEQRELEEKIKLGEEQLKCLRESLLLGPSNF
- the SHROOM4 gene encoding protein Shroom4 isoform X2 — protein: MHFPSEAFSLSWHSGCNTSDVCVQWCPLSRHCSTEKSSSIGSMESLEQPGQATYESHLLPIDQNMYPNQRDSAYSSFSASSNASDCALSLRPEEAASTDCIMQGPGPTKAPNGRPNVAETSGGSRRTNGGHLTPSSQMSSRPQEGHQSGPAKVVRGPPQPPVRRDSLQASRAQLLNGEQRRASEPVVPLPQKEKLSLETVLPARNPNRFCCLSGHDQVTSEGHQNCEFSQSPESSQQGSEHLLMQASTKAVGSPKACDKASSTYSNPLNEASAELAKASFGRPPHLIGPTGHRHSAPEQLLASHLQHVHLDTRGSKGMELPPGQDGHQWTLSPLHSSHKGKKSPCPPAGGTHDQYSKERKTRQMDDRSLVLGHQSQSSPPHGEADGHPSEKGLLDPNRTSRAGSELANQQPSASGSLVQKARDCSSTTKVAGGTEAGEEGDSEHKECSRMGGRRSGGTRGRSIQNRRKSERFATNLRNEIQRRKAQLQKSKGPLSQLCDTKEPVEETQEPPETPPLTASNTSLLSSCKKPPSPRDKLFNKSMMLRARSSECLSQAPESHESRTGLEGRISPGQRLGQSSLGLNTWWKAPDPSSSDPEKAHAHCGVHGGHWRWSREHNSQPLVAVAMEGPSNPGDNKELKASTAQAGEDAILLPFADRRKFFEESSKSLSTSHLPGLTTHSNKTFTQRPKPIDQNFQPVSSSYRELRRHPVDQSYHSAEQPYHATDQSYHSMSPLQSETPAYSECFASRGLENSMCCKPLHCGDFDYHRTCSYSCSVQGALVHDPCIYCSGEICPALLKRNMMPNCYNCRCHHHQCIRCSVCYHNPQHSTLEDSSLAPGNTWKPRKPTVQEFPGDKWNPITGNRKTSQSGREMAHSKNSFSWATPFRPCLENPALDLSSYRAISSLDLLGDFKHALKKSEETSVYEEGSSLASMPHPLRSRAFSESHISLDPQSTRAWGQHRRELFSKGDETQSDLLGARKKAFPPPRPPPPNWEKYRLFRAAQQQKQQKQQQQQQQQQQKQQEEEEEEEEEEEEEEEEEEEEEEAEEEEEELPPQYFSSETSGSCALNPEEVLEQPQPLSLGHLEGSGQGSQSVPAEQESFALHSSDFLPPIRGHLGSQPEQAQPPCYYGIGGLWRTSEQEATESTKQEFQPFSPPPGAPGIPTSYSAYYNISVAKAELLNKLKDQPEMAEIGLGEEEVDHELAQKKIQLIESISRKLSVLREAQRGLLEDINANSALGEEVEANLKAVCKSNEFEKYRSFVGDLDKVVNLLLSLSGRLARVENALNSIDSEANQEKLVLIEKKQQLTGQLADAKELKEHVDRREKLVFGMVSRYLPQDQLQDYQHFVKMKSALIIEQRELEEKIKLGEEQLKCLRESLLLGPSNF
- the SHROOM4 gene encoding protein Shroom4 isoform X3, which produces MENRPGSFQYVPVQLQGGAPWGFTLKGGLEHCEPLTVSKIEDGGKAALSQKMRTGDELVNINGTPLYGSRQEALILIKGSFRILKLIVRRRNAPVSRPHSWHVAKLLEGCPEAATTMHFPSEAFSLSWHSGCNTSDVCVQWCPLSRHCSTEKSSSIGSMESLEQPGQATYESHLLPIDQNMYPNQRDSAYSSFSASSNASDCALSLRPEEAASTDCIMQGPGPTKAPNGRPNVAETSGGSRRTNGGHLTPSSQMSSRPQEGHQSGPAKVVRGPPQPPVRRDSLQASRAQLLNGEQRRASEPVVPLPQKEKLSLETVLPARNPNRFCCLSGHDQVTSEGHQNCEFSQSPESSQQGSEHLLMQASTKAVGSPKACDKASSTYSNPLNEASAELAKASFGRPPHLIGPTGHRHSAPEQLLASHLQHVHLDTRGSKGMELPPGQDGHQWTLSPLHSSHKGKKSPCPPAGGTHDQYSKERKTRQMDDRSLVLGHQSQSSPPHGEADGHPSEKGLLDPNRTSRAGSELANQQPSASGSLVQKARDCSSTTKVAGGTEAGEEGDSEHKECSRMGGRRSGGTRGRSIQNRRKSERFATNLRNEIQRRKAQLQKSKGPLSQLCDTKEPVEETQEPPETPPLTASNTSLLSSCKKPPSPRDKLFNKSMMLRARSSECLSQAPESHESRTGLEGRISPGQRLGQSSLGLNTWWKAPDPSSSDPEKAHAHCGVHGGHWRWSREHNSQPLVAVAMEGPSNPGDNKELKASTAQAGEDAILLPFADRRKFFEESSKSLSTSHLPGLTTHSNKTFTQRPKPIDQNFQPVSSSYRELRRHPVDQSYHSAEQPYHATDQSYHSMSPLQSETPAYSECFASRGLENSMCCKPLHCGDFDYHRTCSYSCSVQGALVHDPCIYCSGEICPALLKRNMMPNCYNCRCHHHQCIRCSVCYHNPQHSTLEDSSLAPGNTWKPRKPTVQEFPGDKWNPITGNRKTSQSGREMAHSKNSFSWATPFRPCLENPALDLSSYRAISSLDLLGDFKHALKKSEETSVYEEGSSLASMPHPLRSRAFSESHISLDPQSTRAWGQHRRELFSKGDETQSDLLGARKKAFPPPRPPPPNWEKYRLFRAAQQQKQQKQQQQQQQQQQKQQEEEEEEEEEEEEEEEEEEEEEEAEEEEEELPPQYFSSETSGSCALNPEEVLEQPQPLSLGHLEGSGQGSQSVPAEQESFALHSSDFLPPIRGHLGSQPEQAQPPCYYGIGGLWRTSEQEATESTKQEFQPFSPPPGAPGIPTSYSAYYNISVAKAELLNKLKDQPEMAEIGLGEEEVDHELAQKKDMTRRKVKGHLQESFLQFPI